A single region of the Prochlorococcus marinus str. MIT 0917 genome encodes:
- a CDS encoding pyridoxal phosphate-dependent aminotransferase, translating into MTDKSQISIRALSIKPSLTLEISAKAKALKAEGKNICSLSAGEPDFDTPEFIIDATLKALKDGKTRYGPAAGDPELREAIAQKQSDINKVPTKTDNVLVTNGGKQAIYNLFQVVLNPGDEVLIPAPYWLSYPEITLLAGAKPIKIKSSTKDNFKIDINSLEENVSEKTRLLIINSPSNPTGCVLTEQEMNTISDFLRRHPRIFLMSDEIYEFLISPNQVHHSFAKIAPDLKNRIFTVNGFAKAWAMTGWRIGYLTGNTEVIKKAIALQSQSTSNVCSFAQKGAIAALQGSKDCVHEMAEIYNKRRLLITERLKKIKNISFVPPTGAFYVFPEINLEDIDSISFCKLALEKVGLAIVPGIAFGDDKCIRISYASSNKMINDGVDRLERLLNDF; encoded by the coding sequence ATGACTGACAAATCACAGATATCTATAAGAGCTCTCTCCATAAAACCTTCTCTAACTCTTGAGATCAGCGCAAAAGCTAAAGCTTTGAAAGCCGAGGGGAAAAATATTTGTAGTTTAAGTGCAGGGGAACCAGATTTCGATACCCCTGAATTTATTATAGATGCAACTCTAAAAGCATTAAAAGATGGGAAAACTCGTTATGGGCCTGCAGCTGGAGATCCTGAATTAAGAGAAGCCATTGCGCAAAAACAATCAGATATAAATAAAGTTCCAACAAAAACAGACAATGTTTTAGTAACTAATGGAGGCAAACAAGCAATATACAATTTATTTCAAGTAGTTTTGAATCCTGGAGATGAAGTACTCATACCTGCACCTTATTGGCTTAGTTATCCAGAGATAACACTTTTAGCTGGTGCCAAGCCAATTAAAATTAAATCTTCAACTAAAGATAATTTCAAAATAGATATCAATTCTCTAGAAGAAAACGTATCTGAAAAAACAAGGTTATTAATTATCAACTCTCCAAGTAATCCAACAGGGTGCGTTTTAACCGAGCAAGAAATGAATACTATTTCTGATTTTTTAAGAAGACATCCAAGAATTTTTTTAATGAGTGATGAAATTTATGAATTTCTTATTTCTCCAAATCAAGTTCATCACAGTTTTGCAAAAATAGCACCAGATTTAAAAAATAGAATTTTCACAGTCAACGGTTTTGCCAAGGCTTGGGCAATGACTGGCTGGAGGATTGGATACCTAACAGGAAATACAGAGGTAATAAAGAAAGCCATTGCTTTACAAAGTCAAAGTACAAGCAATGTATGCAGTTTTGCTCAAAAAGGAGCTATTGCCGCACTTCAGGGCTCAAAAGATTGCGTTCATGAAATGGCAGAAATTTATAACAAAAGGAGGTTATTGATAACAGAACGACTAAAAAAAATAAAAAATATTTCGTTTGTCCCTCCTACTGGAGCTTTCTATGTTTTCCCAGAAATTAATCTAGAGGATATCGATTCAATAAGTTTCTGTAAGTTGGCACTAGAAAAGGTTGGCCTAGCAATAGTTCCAGGGATTGCTTTCGGAGATGACAAATGCATAAGAATATCATATGCATCATCTAATAAAATGATCAATGATGGAGTAGATAGATTAGAAAGATTATTAAATGATTTTTAA